From Paenibacillus thermoaerophilus, the proteins below share one genomic window:
- the gcvH gene encoding glycine cleavage system protein GcvH, producing the protein MNAPAELKYSEEHTWVRVDGNRAYVGITDFAQAELGEIVFVELPAVGSSVEFGEPFGSVESVKTVSELYAPVSGTVVEVNPALEGSPELINSSPFGDGWMIAVEVSNPAELDKLWSAEKYAETYSE; encoded by the coding sequence ATGAACGCACCTGCGGAATTGAAGTATAGCGAAGAGCATACATGGGTTCGCGTCGACGGCAACCGCGCGTATGTCGGCATTACGGACTTCGCCCAAGCGGAGCTGGGCGAGATCGTGTTCGTCGAACTGCCGGCGGTGGGATCGTCCGTCGAATTCGGAGAGCCGTTCGGCAGCGTCGAGTCGGTCAAAACAGTATCCGAGCTGTACGCGCCGGTCAGCGGCACCGTCGTCGAGGTCAATCCGGCTCTCGAAGGTTCGCCGGAGCTGATCAACAGCTCGCCGTTCGGAGACGGCTGGATGATCGCCGTGGAGGTATCGAACCCCGCCGAGCTGGATAAGCTCTGGAGCGCGGAGAAGTACGCGGAGACGTACAGCGAATAA
- a CDS encoding redoxin domain-containing protein produces the protein MPLKLRETLPDLSGATEWINGEIDKARIEGKPLLVHFWAVSCYMCKESLPTLNEWRDKYGKQYNLQLLGVHMPRSEKDTDLAAVRDAVAQYELKHPILVDNEHNVTDAFQNEYVPAYYLFDEQGQMRFYGAGEKAIGLVEQRLHKILGPKDQA, from the coding sequence ATGCCGCTTAAATTACGCGAAACGTTGCCGGACTTGTCCGGAGCGACCGAATGGATCAACGGCGAGATCGACAAAGCCCGGATCGAAGGCAAGCCGCTGCTCGTGCATTTCTGGGCGGTCAGTTGCTACATGTGCAAAGAGAGCTTGCCGACGTTAAACGAATGGCGCGACAAGTACGGGAAGCAGTACAATCTTCAACTGCTGGGCGTTCATATGCCGCGTTCGGAGAAGGACACCGATCTGGCGGCCGTCCGCGACGCCGTCGCCCAATACGAATTGAAGCATCCGATTCTGGTCGACAACGAGCACAACGTGACGGATGCGTTCCAGAACGAATACGTTCCGGCTTATTATTTGTTCGACGAGCAAGGCCAGATGCGGTTCTACGGCGCCGGCGAGAAAGCGATCGGCCTCGTCGAGCAGCGGCTGCATAAAATTCTCGGTCCGAAAGACCAAGCCTAG
- a CDS encoding peroxiredoxin — MTARLVGKKAPDFTMETALGNGKDFGKVSLSDYKGKWLVLFFYPLDFTFVCPTEIIALSEAAGQFADLDTEILGVSTDSKFSHRAWINTPREDNGLGQLNFPLASDINKTVARDYGVLIEEEGIALRGLFIIDPDGILKYQVVNHNDVGRSVDETLRVLQALQSGGLCPANWKPGQKHLVAK; from the coding sequence ATGACTGCACGTCTCGTAGGCAAAAAAGCTCCGGACTTCACGATGGAAACGGCGCTGGGCAACGGCAAAGATTTCGGCAAAGTGTCCCTGTCCGACTATAAAGGCAAATGGCTCGTTCTGTTCTTCTATCCGCTGGACTTCACCTTCGTCTGCCCGACGGAGATTATCGCGCTGAGCGAAGCGGCCGGTCAATTCGCCGATCTGGACACGGAGATTCTGGGTGTCAGCACCGACAGCAAATTCTCGCACCGCGCTTGGATCAACACGCCCCGCGAGGACAACGGTCTCGGCCAACTGAACTTCCCGCTCGCATCGGACATCAACAAAACGGTTGCGCGCGACTACGGCGTGCTGATCGAAGAAGAAGGCATCGCGTTGCGCGGCCTGTTCATCATCGATCCGGACGGCATCCTGAAGTACCAAGTCGTCAACCACAACGACGTAGGCCGTTCGGTTGACGAGACGCTGCGCGTGCTGCAAGCTCTGCAATCCGGCGGACTGTGCCCGGCCAACTGGAAACCGGGACAAAAACATCTGGTCGCGAAGTAA
- the leuB gene encoding 3-isopropylmalate dehydrogenase, translated as MAETKRIAIIAGDGIGPEVVAEAVKVLRKTEELFGVKLETESGLFGGIAIDERGTPLPEDTLEMCKRADAVLLGAVGGPKWDNNPKELRPETGLLGIRKALGLFSNIRPAVVFDCLKEASTLKPEVLEGTDLIVVRELTGGIYFGDKYREQRNGVEHAVDTCVYNVNEVERIVRQAFEIARTRRKKLASVDKANVLETSRLWRETVVRVAADYPDVELEHVLVDNCAMQLLRRPASFDVIVTENMFGDILSDEAAMLTGSIGMLSSASLGEGSFGLYEPVHGSAPDIAGQGIANPIATILSVALMFKLSFGWHEAGDVIENAVKSVLDAGHRTADIAVDKSKAIGTSAMGDLIVAAMKR; from the coding sequence ATGGCAGAAACGAAACGCATCGCGATTATCGCGGGCGACGGCATCGGTCCCGAAGTGGTGGCTGAGGCGGTTAAAGTGCTTCGCAAGACGGAAGAACTGTTCGGCGTCAAGCTCGAAACGGAAAGCGGCCTGTTCGGGGGCATCGCGATCGACGAGCGCGGCACGCCGCTGCCGGAAGACACGCTGGAAATGTGTAAACGCGCGGACGCCGTGCTGCTGGGAGCGGTAGGCGGTCCGAAATGGGACAACAATCCGAAGGAGCTGCGTCCGGAGACCGGCTTGCTCGGCATCCGCAAGGCGCTGGGCTTGTTCTCCAACATCCGCCCGGCCGTCGTGTTCGACTGCTTGAAGGAAGCGTCGACGCTGAAGCCGGAGGTGCTGGAAGGCACCGACCTGATCGTGGTGCGCGAACTGACCGGCGGCATCTACTTCGGCGACAAATACCGCGAACAGCGGAACGGCGTCGAGCATGCGGTGGACACCTGCGTATACAACGTCAACGAAGTGGAGCGCATCGTGCGCCAGGCGTTCGAAATCGCGCGCACCCGCCGCAAGAAGCTGGCGTCCGTCGACAAAGCGAACGTGCTGGAGACTTCCCGCCTGTGGCGCGAGACGGTTGTGCGCGTCGCCGCCGACTATCCGGATGTCGAGCTGGAGCACGTGCTCGTCGACAACTGCGCGATGCAGTTGCTCCGCCGTCCGGCCAGCTTCGACGTTATCGTCACGGAGAACATGTTCGGCGACATCCTCAGCGACGAAGCCGCGATGCTGACGGGATCGATCGGCATGCTGTCTTCGGCGTCGCTGGGCGAAGGAAGCTTCGGCCTGTACGAGCCGGTTCACGGCTCCGCGCCGGACATCGCCGGACAAGGCATCGCCAACCCGATCGCGACGATCCTGTCGGTGGCGCTGATGTTCAAGCTGTCGTTCGGCTGGCACGAAGCCGGCGACGTCATCGAAAACGCGGTCAAGTCGGTGCTGGATGCCGGCCATCGTACGGCCGACATCGCCGTGGACAAATCCAAGGCGATCGGCACGTCCGCTATGGGCGATCTGATCGTCGCCGCCATGAAACGTTAA
- a CDS encoding PLP-dependent aminotransferase family protein, with amino-acid sequence MQYHFSEFTEGLKSSAVREILKLTQGKSIISFAGGLPAEEHFPIEAMREAFNRVFDQGKGSLQYGLTEGYTPLREQLCQRMAKKGIKADLPNILLTTGSQQAIDLLVKVYLTRGDVVLVENPTYLSVIQVFQAYGIKAVPVDGDDDGMNMDDLRSKIETHKPKMVYVTPTFSNPGGRVWSAERRKAIVEICQKANLLILEDDPYGELQYNDEEAYPPIMSFDTHPEGSCVVYTSTFSKIAAPALRTGWVIGDSRVIREMTKAKQAADLHSSTLDQQGLYQLLKHFDLDAHISVIRREYHKRMLLLDSLLHQYKVPGMSWNAPKGGMFLWVELPEGVDAEELLKLAVKEGVAFVPGSAFYAGEPKRNTLRMNFTHSNEAEMRLGMERFSRSLEAYLQTV; translated from the coding sequence ATGCAGTATCATTTTTCCGAATTTACCGAAGGTCTCAAGTCGTCCGCGGTCCGCGAGATTTTGAAGCTGACCCAAGGCAAATCGATCATTTCCTTTGCGGGCGGATTGCCGGCCGAAGAGCATTTCCCGATCGAAGCGATGCGCGAGGCGTTCAACCGCGTGTTCGATCAGGGCAAAGGGTCGCTGCAGTACGGGTTGACCGAAGGCTATACGCCTCTGCGCGAGCAATTGTGCCAGCGCATGGCCAAGAAAGGCATTAAAGCCGATCTTCCCAACATCCTGCTGACGACCGGCTCCCAACAGGCGATCGACCTGCTCGTCAAAGTGTACCTGACGCGCGGCGACGTCGTGCTGGTCGAAAATCCGACGTATCTCTCCGTCATCCAGGTGTTCCAGGCATACGGCATCAAAGCCGTTCCGGTCGACGGCGACGACGACGGCATGAACATGGACGACCTCCGCAGCAAGATCGAAACGCACAAACCCAAAATGGTCTACGTGACGCCGACCTTCTCCAACCCGGGCGGACGCGTCTGGAGCGCGGAGCGCCGCAAGGCGATCGTCGAGATTTGCCAGAAAGCCAATCTGCTCATCCTGGAGGACGACCCGTACGGCGAGCTTCAATATAACGACGAAGAAGCGTATCCGCCGATCATGTCGTTCGATACGCATCCGGAAGGCTCCTGCGTCGTCTATACGAGCACGTTCTCGAAGATCGCCGCACCGGCGCTGCGCACCGGCTGGGTCATCGGCGACTCCCGTGTCATCCGCGAGATGACGAAGGCCAAGCAAGCGGCCGACCTGCATTCCAGTACGCTGGACCAGCAGGGGCTGTATCAGCTTCTCAAGCATTTCGATCTGGATGCGCATATCTCGGTCATCCGCCGGGAGTACCACAAGCGCATGCTGCTGCTCGACAGCCTGCTGCACCAGTACAAGGTACCCGGCATGAGCTGGAACGCCCCGAAAGGCGGCATGTTCCTCTGGGTGGAGCTGCCAGAGGGCGTCGACGCCGAGGAGCTGCTGAAGTTGGCGGTGAAAGAAGGCGTCGCGTTTGTTCCCGGATCGGCGTTCTACGCGGGCGAACCGAAGCGCAATACGCTGCGCATGAACTTCACCCACTCCAACGAAGCCGAAATGCGGCTCGGCATGGAGCGGTTCTCGCGCTCGCTTGAAGCTTATCTGCAAACCGTCTGA
- a CDS encoding VOC family protein, translated as MARLRIEHVGVMVKDIEASVKFYEEIVGLKLKGTLPNGELKLAFLGFGEQGETEVELIQGYNDSLPIEGKVHHLAFRVDDIEAEWERIKTLPVKLIDESITTLPNGSRYFFFHGPDGEWIEFFQSTR; from the coding sequence ATGGCCAGATTGAGGATCGAGCATGTGGGCGTCATGGTCAAGGATATCGAAGCATCGGTGAAATTTTACGAGGAAATCGTCGGGCTGAAGCTGAAGGGCACATTGCCGAACGGCGAGTTGAAACTGGCGTTTCTGGGCTTCGGGGAACAAGGCGAGACGGAGGTCGAATTGATTCAAGGCTACAACGACTCGCTGCCAATCGAGGGCAAGGTGCATCATCTCGCGTTCCGCGTCGACGATATCGAGGCGGAATGGGAACGGATCAAGACGCTGCCGGTGAAGCTTATCGACGAGTCGATCACGACGCTGCCGAACGGTTCCCGGTATTTCTTCTTCCACGGACCGGACGGCGAGTGGATCGAGTTTTTCCAATCGACGCGCTGA
- a CDS encoding S-layer homology domain-containing protein, with protein sequence MPLKRLHRFLIFILICALFVGLAPGLAAADAGESPASSRTGMRAADTTIAAPPFKDVKPTHPYHRYIAYLKNGAMISGYEDGTFRPSASVTRAEFVVILANALFADSVYAFAGFSNDSEDSSPVPFADVPEWASAPIKKAVEKGLVEGVSDTLFGSDEPITREQAAAIAWRYMKEWLYAEPYEGEIGVGTENVEAYALEGVRNVIAYGLHGPLSEIYSEAGFEPKRPITRAETSALVYRLLERQSDYSGFALKAYWLSPDGLRFESYSDNWDVPKLKKLSAQLDGNVHGEERRMLDRIVVAEEGEEEALGLFVPGTDRPDGHLAYTVGGLSPGAVIYLFNADRFVTPEDYAITLAHEYGHLFSFYWTIRSEGLPPTSRQTKWAEMRGLRDHPRVIFDDSPEYGNFEDTEHHFWSAHEIMADDYVLLFGSPEAKRKLYDERDDLNVYTGLSYTPDNIAIPAVESTKLRSYWSELIGLKLPPGDIRKPELLDLQTDAGSGSYPSYTVRFAPATSDAERGVQYFLRWSYQKDGKNDKSEYVHYNSPIVNNATTIVFGGSMESVPVETASLRIYAYFPDTAQLIYSDLVWYDFSDPKQPKKTADPFNVGLTVRGTPELAELKSRMLGKWKVEEDLTVELLPDGSFRAEGTVLNDRISFGGNYELFGYRNHPYIKMILSSVDTEKTWPAPGDADPEGGGSDTYLHRQIASSLIGQFGFYRIDQAGDSVLNLQTAVYYNGEFVTNDNKEIWNRLKE encoded by the coding sequence GTGCCGCTGAAAAGACTGCATCGATTCCTCATCTTCATTCTGATCTGCGCGCTGTTCGTCGGCTTAGCCCCCGGTTTGGCCGCTGCGGATGCCGGCGAGTCGCCGGCGTCGTCCCGGACCGGAATGCGGGCCGCGGATACAACGATCGCTGCGCCGCCGTTCAAGGACGTCAAGCCGACGCATCCCTACCACCGGTATATCGCCTACTTGAAAAACGGAGCCATGATCTCCGGCTACGAGGACGGCACGTTCCGCCCTTCCGCCTCCGTCACGCGCGCCGAATTCGTGGTCATTCTCGCGAATGCTCTGTTTGCAGACAGCGTGTACGCGTTCGCCGGCTTCTCGAATGACAGCGAAGACAGCTCTCCCGTCCCGTTCGCCGATGTGCCGGAGTGGGCTTCGGCCCCAATCAAAAAAGCGGTGGAGAAGGGACTGGTCGAAGGCGTATCGGATACGTTGTTCGGCTCCGACGAGCCGATCACCCGCGAGCAGGCGGCCGCGATCGCCTGGCGTTATATGAAGGAATGGCTGTATGCCGAACCGTACGAAGGCGAGATTGGCGTCGGCACGGAGAACGTGGAGGCATACGCGCTGGAAGGCGTTCGCAATGTGATCGCCTACGGCTTGCACGGTCCGCTCTCGGAGATTTATTCCGAAGCCGGCTTCGAGCCCAAACGGCCGATCACCCGGGCCGAAACGTCGGCGCTTGTCTACCGTCTGCTGGAGCGCCAATCGGACTACAGCGGCTTCGCGCTTAAGGCTTATTGGCTGTCGCCGGACGGGCTGCGGTTCGAAAGCTACTCGGACAACTGGGACGTCCCCAAGCTGAAGAAGCTTTCGGCTCAACTGGACGGCAACGTGCACGGCGAAGAGCGGCGGATGCTGGACCGGATCGTCGTCGCCGAGGAGGGGGAGGAAGAGGCGCTGGGACTGTTCGTTCCGGGAACCGACCGGCCCGACGGCCATCTGGCTTACACCGTCGGGGGCCTCTCTCCGGGGGCCGTCATTTATTTGTTTAACGCCGATAGATTCGTTACGCCGGAAGATTACGCGATCACGCTGGCGCATGAATACGGACATTTGTTCAGCTTCTATTGGACCATCCGATCGGAAGGGCTGCCGCCCACCTCCCGCCAGACCAAATGGGCGGAGATGCGCGGGCTGCGCGATCATCCGAGGGTGATCTTCGACGACTCTCCGGAATATGGAAACTTCGAAGACACGGAGCATCACTTCTGGTCGGCTCACGAGATCATGGCGGACGACTACGTGCTGCTGTTCGGCAGTCCGGAGGCCAAGCGCAAGCTCTACGACGAGCGGGACGACCTGAACGTCTATACCGGGTTGTCCTACACGCCGGACAATATCGCGATACCCGCCGTCGAGTCGACGAAGCTGCGCAGCTACTGGTCGGAGTTAATCGGGTTGAAGCTGCCTCCGGGCGATATCCGCAAGCCGGAGCTTCTCGACCTGCAGACCGACGCCGGCAGCGGCTCATACCCGTCGTACACGGTCCGGTTCGCCCCGGCTACGTCCGACGCCGAGCGCGGCGTGCAATATTTCCTGCGCTGGAGCTACCAGAAGGACGGCAAAAACGACAAATCCGAATACGTGCATTACAATTCACCGATCGTAAACAACGCGACGACAATCGTATTCGGCGGCTCCATGGAATCCGTCCCGGTGGAGACCGCTTCTCTGAGGATATACGCCTACTTCCCGGACACGGCGCAACTGATCTACTCGGATCTGGTCTGGTACGACTTCTCCGATCCGAAGCAGCCGAAAAAAACGGCCGATCCGTTTAATGTCGGCCTGACCGTTCGCGGCACGCCCGAGCTTGCGGAGCTGAAATCCAGGATGTTGGGGAAATGGAAGGTCGAAGAGGATTTGACCGTCGAATTGCTTCCGGACGGATCGTTCCGGGCCGAGGGCACCGTGTTGAACGATCGGATTTCGTTCGGCGGAAATTACGAGCTGTTCGGTTATCGGAATCATCCGTATATCAAAATGATTTTGTCCTCGGTTGACACCGAGAAGACCTGGCCGGCCCCCGGCGATGCGGACCCGGAAGGCGGCGGTTCCGACACTTACCTGCACCGTCAGATCGCTTCGTCGCTGATCGGCCAATTCGGCTTTTATCGCATCGATCAAGCGGGCGACAGCGTCTTGAATCTGCAGACGGCCGTCTACTACAACGGCGAATTTGTCACGAATGACAATAAGGAAATCTGGAACCGGTTAAAAGAATAA
- a CDS encoding 2-isopropylmalate synthase produces MRKIYIFDTTLRDGEQSPGVNLNTQEKVEIALQLEKLGVDRMEAGFPAASPGDLAAVNAVARAVKNASVVALSRSREQDIEAAREALQGAQDPTLHLFLASSPIHRKYKLRMEKHQVLETAEAAIRYAKKYFSRIEFSPEDAGRTEIDFLCEVVAMAIRAGATVVNIPDTVGYLSPYEYGNIFKTLKEKVPGIENIQLSAHCHDDLGLATANALAAILNGADQIEGTINGIGERAGNTAIEEVALALETRADFFQAKTGLVLTEIARTSRLVSKLTGMPVPGNKAIVGANAFAHESGIHQDGMLKEKTTYEIISPATIGLKDSKLVLGKHSGRHAFKEKLIDLGYELNDEKLNEAFAKFKNLADRKKDVSDEDIRALIEEKLIQTPEVFVLETIQVSYGNQSVPSAIVRIVKDGNRLEEAAIGNGSVDAIYKAIDKVTQEEVELQDYSIKSVSHGKDALGEVHVLLAQGDYSAQGRGISTDILEASAKAYLDAINRLIDKRSRGEKKRHGNMTLI; encoded by the coding sequence ATGCGTAAGATTTATATTTTCGACACCACGCTGCGGGATGGTGAACAGTCCCCCGGCGTCAATCTGAACACCCAGGAGAAGGTGGAGATCGCCCTTCAACTGGAGAAGCTGGGCGTCGACCGGATGGAAGCGGGCTTCCCGGCGGCATCACCCGGAGATTTGGCCGCCGTCAACGCGGTTGCGCGGGCGGTCAAAAACGCAAGCGTCGTTGCGCTGTCCCGTTCCCGCGAACAAGATATCGAAGCGGCGCGGGAAGCGCTGCAGGGCGCGCAGGACCCGACCTTGCATCTGTTTCTGGCGTCCAGCCCGATCCACCGCAAATACAAACTCCGGATGGAAAAGCATCAGGTGCTGGAAACGGCCGAAGCGGCGATCCGCTATGCGAAAAAATATTTTTCGCGGATCGAGTTCTCTCCGGAGGATGCCGGCCGTACGGAGATCGATTTCCTCTGCGAGGTCGTGGCGATGGCGATCCGGGCGGGAGCGACCGTCGTCAACATTCCGGATACGGTCGGCTACCTGTCGCCGTACGAGTACGGGAACATCTTCAAGACGCTGAAAGAAAAGGTGCCCGGCATCGAGAACATCCAACTGAGTGCGCATTGCCATGACGACCTCGGCCTGGCGACTGCCAACGCGTTGGCCGCGATCCTCAACGGAGCCGACCAGATCGAAGGCACGATCAACGGCATCGGCGAGCGCGCCGGCAACACGGCGATCGAAGAAGTCGCGCTGGCGCTGGAGACCCGCGCCGACTTCTTCCAGGCGAAGACGGGGCTCGTGCTGACGGAGATCGCGCGCACCAGCCGCCTCGTCAGCAAGCTGACGGGTATGCCGGTCCCCGGCAACAAAGCGATTGTCGGAGCCAACGCCTTCGCGCACGAGTCCGGCATCCATCAGGACGGCATGCTGAAGGAGAAAACGACGTACGAGATCATCTCCCCGGCCACGATCGGCCTCAAGGACTCCAAGCTGGTGCTTGGCAAGCACTCCGGCCGTCACGCCTTCAAGGAGAAGCTGATCGATCTGGGCTACGAGCTGAACGACGAGAAGCTGAACGAAGCGTTCGCGAAGTTCAAAAATCTCGCCGACCGCAAGAAGGACGTGTCCGACGAGGACATCCGCGCGCTGATCGAGGAAAAGCTCATTCAGACGCCGGAAGTGTTCGTGCTGGAGACGATCCAGGTTTCTTACGGCAATCAGTCCGTGCCTTCGGCGATCGTGCGGATCGTCAAGGATGGCAACCGTCTCGAAGAGGCGGCCATCGGCAACGGCTCCGTCGACGCGATCTACAAAGCGATCGACAAGGTCACGCAGGAAGAAGTCGAGCTGCAGGATTACTCGATCAAATCGGTATCTCACGGCAAGGACGCGCTGGGCGAGGTGCACGTCCTGCTCGCGCAGGGCGATTACAGCGCGCAAGGACGCGGCATCAGCACCGATATCCTGGAAGCGAGCGCCAAGGCGTATCTGGACGCGATCAACCGCCTGATCGACAAGCGGTCGCGCGGGGAGAAAAAGCGGCACGGCAACATGACGCTGATCTGA
- the ilvC gene encoding ketol-acid reductoisomerase has translation MAVTLYYEKDADLSALRGKTIAVIGYGSQGHAQAQNLRDSGLKVIIGLRQGKSFEQAKNDGFEVYSVAEAAAKADVIQILMPDETQARVYNEEIAPNMKKGVALMFSHGFNIHYGQIVPPADSDVFLVAPKSPGHLVRRVFVEGFGVPGLIAVHQDASGKAKEIALAYAKGIGCTRAGVIETTFKEETETDLFGEQAVLCGGVSALIKAGFETLTEAGYAPEMAYFECLHELKLIVDLIYEGGLAKMRHSISNTAEYGDYVTGPRIVTEATKAEMKKVLADIQNGTFARNFILENQANRPFLTAIRRNEAEHPIEVVGAQLREMMHWIKK, from the coding sequence ATGGCAGTCACCCTGTACTACGAAAAAGACGCAGACCTCTCCGCGCTTCGCGGCAAAACGATCGCGGTTATCGGCTATGGCTCCCAAGGCCACGCGCAAGCGCAAAACCTCCGCGACAGCGGCCTGAAAGTCATCATCGGCCTGCGCCAAGGCAAATCGTTCGAACAAGCCAAAAACGACGGCTTTGAAGTATACTCGGTTGCCGAAGCGGCAGCCAAAGCGGACGTCATCCAAATTCTGATGCCGGACGAGACGCAAGCCCGCGTCTACAACGAAGAAATCGCGCCGAACATGAAAAAAGGCGTGGCGCTGATGTTCTCCCACGGCTTCAACATTCATTACGGCCAAATCGTGCCGCCGGCCGACTCCGACGTATTCCTCGTGGCGCCGAAATCCCCGGGCCACCTGGTGCGCCGCGTCTTTGTCGAAGGCTTCGGCGTTCCCGGCCTGATCGCCGTGCATCAAGACGCTTCCGGCAAAGCGAAAGAAATCGCGCTGGCTTATGCGAAAGGCATCGGCTGTACGCGTGCGGGGGTTATCGAAACCACCTTCAAAGAAGAAACCGAAACCGACCTGTTCGGCGAGCAAGCGGTATTGTGCGGCGGCGTTAGCGCGCTGATCAAAGCCGGCTTCGAGACGCTGACGGAAGCGGGATACGCGCCGGAAATGGCTTACTTCGAGTGCCTGCACGAGCTGAAGCTGATCGTCGACCTGATCTATGAGGGCGGTCTGGCGAAAATGCGCCACTCCATCTCCAACACGGCGGAATACGGCGACTACGTCACCGGCCCGCGCATCGTAACCGAAGCGACGAAAGCCGAGATGAAAAAAGTGCTGGCCGATATCCAAAACGGCACGTTCGCCCGCAACTTCATCCTCGAAAACCAAGCGAACCGTCCGTTCCTGACGGCTATCCGCCGCAACGAAGCCGAGCATCCGATCGAAGTCGTCGGCGCTCAGCTTCGCGAAATGATGCACTGGATCAAAAAGTAA
- the ilvN gene encoding acetolactate synthase small subunit, with amino-acid sequence MSAHKHTISVLVNDQPGVLQRVAGLFGRRGFNIESITVGSSEEAGLSRMVIVTTGDDHTLDQITKQLYKLIDVIRVEHLSSQPMVARELALIKIAAQPSARPEVLGVVETFRASVVDIGSSSLVVQVVGDSEKIEAMVELLKPYGILELTRTGVTAMVRGNVR; translated from the coding sequence ATGAGCGCGCACAAACATACGATCTCTGTCCTGGTCAACGACCAGCCGGGCGTCCTGCAGCGGGTGGCCGGTCTGTTCGGCCGTCGCGGCTTCAACATCGAGAGCATAACCGTCGGTTCTTCCGAGGAAGCCGGGCTGTCGCGCATGGTGATCGTCACCACCGGAGACGACCATACGCTCGATCAGATCACGAAGCAGCTGTATAAACTGATCGACGTCATCCGCGTCGAGCATCTCAGCTCGCAGCCGATGGTCGCCAGGGAACTCGCACTCATCAAGATCGCGGCGCAGCCGTCGGCCCGTCCGGAAGTGCTCGGCGTCGTCGAGACGTTCCGCGCGTCCGTCGTCGACATCGGTTCTTCGTCGCTAGTCGTGCAAGTCGTCGGCGATTCGGAGAAGATCGAGGCGATGGTCGAGCTGCTCAAGCCGTACGGCATCCTGGAGCTGACGCGCACCGGCGTAACCGCGATGGTCCGCGGCAACGTCCGTTAA